A single window of Anopheles moucheti chromosome 2, idAnoMoucSN_F20_07, whole genome shotgun sequence DNA harbors:
- the LOC128301270 gene encoding vacuolar protein sorting-associated protein 37B, whose product MFQPYLQQAVQSLQGLSSDELRDLLADDEKLDERVNEAVGTLESSKDLIIAENRSLAEKNLNFEPKMVELRSRVQELTDECRTLGESVKEKSAQLSTKSESNNAETVLALLQTAAAETEDESENIVKRLLDSELPVDAYLEQFMNSRKLMHSRKLKAEKMTELLRSNRNTSQRFDVGYGPTSMPYPSANNAVPGGFYVPPGMTTSSTTAVPYPVGPPSMPMPTVMFRPPQF is encoded by the exons ATGTTTCAGCCGTATCTACAGCAAGCGGTCCAATCGCTCCAGGGGCTTAGCTCGGATGAGCTTAGGGATCTGCTGGCGGACGACGAGAAGCTGGACGAACGGGTTAACGAAGCG GTTGGAACACTAGAATCGTCAAAGGATTTGATTATTGCCGAGAACCGAAGCCTAGCAGAGAAAAACTTGAATTTTGAACCAAAGATGGTCGAGCTGAGATCGCGGGTGCAGGAGCTGACCGACGAGTGCCGTACGCTGGGTGAATCAGTGAAGGAAAAGTCGGCACAACTGT CTACGAAATCTGAATCGAACAATGCCGAGACAGTGCTGGCACTGTTACAAACGGCCGCAGCGGAAACCGAAGACGAGTCCGAAAATATTGTGAAACGGCTGCTCGATAGCGAGCTACCAGTGGACGCTTATTTAGAGCAGTTTATGAACAGCCGCAAACTGATGCACAGTCGAAAGCTGAAGGCGGAGAAGATGACCGAACTGCTTCGTAGCAACAGAAACACCTCTCAACGGTTTGATGTAGGGTATGGCCCGACTTCGATGCCCTACCCGTCGGCAAACAATGCGGTGCCCGGTGGTTTCTATGTCCCACCGGGAATGACAACCTCAAGCACCACTGCTGTGCCCTACCCGGTGGGGCCTCCATCGATGCCGATGCCGACGGTCATGTTCCGACCCCCACAGTTTTAG
- the LOC128301263 gene encoding nucleolar transcription factor 1, giving the protein MSSKRGDSRRTRAQKHQNTYAFKNNLHDKHTPLIKLITNLNVCEVCEHCKSIIDWKIKYRKYKPLTQPKSCSKCGERKVKRAYHVICRECALASRCCAKCLKSADEASIIPPEPTEQEQVKLKAEMDQLIKSLPERKRRTFLRYMNRGQKKKQKGAGAEQYDSDEDENEGRKRKPNVEMPRTREELLEKIEQLKLASGKDDEIEDGDDEDGFSSDDEDYEDFSDEDLSKSSDAK; this is encoded by the coding sequence ATGAGTTCTAAAAGAGGCGATTCGCGGCGTACGCGAGCTCAAAAGCACCAAAACACATACGCGTTTAAGAACAATTTGCACGATAAGCACACCCCGCTAATAAAACTCATCACCAACCTAAACGTGTGTGAAGTTTGTGAACACTGCAAGAGCATCATCGATTGGAAGATCAAGTATCGCAAGTACAAACCGCTAACCCAGCCCAAATCGTGCAGTAAATGTGGAGAACGGAAAGTGAAGCGTGCCTACCATGTAATCTGTCGCGAGTGTGCTCTTGCCAGCCGTTGCTGCGCAAAATGTCTAAAGTCTGCGGACGAAGCCAGCATCATTCCGCCGGAACCGACAGAACAGGAACAGGTGAAGCTGAAGGCAGAGATGGATCAGCTAATAAAGTCGCTACCCGAACGAAAACGGCGAACGTTCCTGCGGTACATGAACCGTGGCcagaagaaaaagcaaaagggcGCCGGGGCGGAACAGTACGATTCGGATGAGGATGAAAACGAGGGCCGCAAGAGAAAGCCGAACGTCGAGATGCCTCGAACGAGGGAAGAATTGCTAGAAAAAATCGAACAGCTTAAGCTGGCTTCCGGAAAGGATGACGAGATCGAAGACGGTGACGATGAAGACGGTTTCAGCAGCGATGATGAAGATTACGAAGACTTCAGCGATGAGGATTTATCAAAAAGTTCCGACGCAAAATAA
- the LOC128301247 gene encoding alpha-tocopherol transfer protein-like → MEHDLGFDLAEALEREGLSREDLKALRYPPVEGVPATITDKQLACFLDACDKNIDETRKVLKIYYEARKNGPELFNNRDPQSAAIQQCLQNQDYFPLPTTPSGYSVVFHRLKNSRSSNYHFDEAIKTYFMTIDSCLYNQGPRPGIIFLFDMKNVGLMHLTRINISSVRKFFNYLQDGLPAKLKAIHVMNVVSFFDKILYIIKPFIHAEILKMLYLHTSNENMESFYEEWIPKSGLPSDLGGDLKSIDELHQDHLKEFEKQRPYLLAEERQRNPDATIIEESTDRMMKSLSID, encoded by the exons ATGGAGCACGATCTGGGCTTCGACTTGGCGGAGGCACTGGAGCGGGAAGGTCTTTCCCGGGAGGATTTGAAAGCGTTGCGCTATCCACCGGTCGAAGGTGTACCAGCTACGATCACTGACAAACAGTTGGCCTGTTTCTTGGATGCGTGCGATAAGAATATCGATGAAACACgaaaagtgttaaaaatttACTACGAAGCACGGAAGAATGGGCCGGAGCTGTTTAACAATCGAGATCCACAGAGCGCGGCTATTCAGCAATGTCTTCAAAATCA AGATTACTTTCCTCTTCCAACGACGCCCAGCGGCTATTCGGTGGTGTTTCATCGTTTGAAAAATTCACGTTCCTCCAACTATCACTTCGACGAAGCGATCAAGACGTACTTCATGACCATCGACTCCTGTCTCTACAACCAGGGACCACGGCCGGGAATCATTTTCCTGTTCGACATGAAAAACGTTGGCTTAATGCATCTTACCCGGATCAACATCAGCTCGGTGCGTAAGTTCTTCAACTACCTGCAGGATGGTTTACCGGCCAAATTGAAAGCGATACACGTGATGAATGTGGTTTCCTTCTTTGACAAAATTCTCTACATCATCAAACCATTTATTCATGCGGAAATCCTAAAAATG CTCTATCTGCACACATCGAACGAAAATATGGAATCGTTCTACGAAGAATGGATACCGAAAAGTGGATTGCCGTCTGATCTAGGCGGTGATTTGAAGTCGATCGATGAACTTCATCAGGACCATTTGAAGGAGTTCGAAAAGCAGAGACCCTACTTGCTCGCTGAAGAACGTCAACGTAATCCGGACGCAACCATCATTGAGGAATCGACCGATCGCATGATGAAATCCCTGTCGATAGACTAA